The Glycine soja cultivar W05 chromosome 8, ASM419377v2, whole genome shotgun sequence genome has a window encoding:
- the LOC114423508 gene encoding 30S ribosomal protein S10, chloroplastic-like has translation MAVSSLSVTPLSLSNSSPSLSSKPKFPSLCFLSGNNTTLRVTCPKPLHSSTVVHVATEALDSSPDPLDPPPETLDDDSDATTFEVGDLGTPSTSAISIGGDADTMAPKQKIRIKLRSYWVPLIEDSCKQILDAARTTNAKTMGPVPLPTKKRIYCVLKSPHVHKDARFHFEIRTHQRLIDILYPTAQTIDSLMQLDLPAGVDVEVKL, from the exons ATGGCGGTTTCTTCTCTCTCTGTTACTCCTCTTTCGCTCTCAAATTCTTCCCCCTCTCTATCTTCCAAGCCAAAGTTTCCATCTTTGTGTTTTCTCTCTGGCAACAACACCACATTGAGGGTAACATGCCCAAAACCTCTGCACTCatccactgttgttcatgtTGCTACCGAAGCGTTGGATTCATCCCCTGATCCCTTGGACCCACCTCCAGAAACCCTTGATGATGACTCTGACGCCACCACCTTTGAG GTTGGTGACTTGGGGACTCCTAGCACTTCAGCAATTAGCATTGGTGGCGATGCAGATACA ATGGCACCAAAGCAGAAGATTAGAATCAAGCTTAGGTCTTACTGGGTGCCCTTGATAGAGGATTCCTGCAAGCAGATATTAGATGCTGCAAGGACTACCAACGCGAAAACAATGGGACCCGTGCCATTACCAACCAAGAAGCGAATCTACTGTGTTCTTAAATCCCCGCACGTACATAAGGATGCCCGGTTCCATTTCGAGATCAGAACTCACCAGCGTCTCATTGATATTCTATATCCTACAGCTCAAACAATAGATTCTCTGATGCAACTTGATCTTCCTGCTGGTGTTGATGTGGAGGTCAAGCTGTAG
- the LOC114424223 gene encoding B3 domain-containing protein At2g33720-like yields the protein MRNFGNEDDGRMRTRVMRESEEEGNHWGYSTKLMLYDDPWKIKKLLTKSDLGNLSRLLLPKELIEDLVLPVLSVESQREAKTQKGTKITIWDVDTQSMHYLVFKFWASSRSYVFIDNWNKDFVNRRNLHIKDEIGLHWDLYKNRFNFSVLVRAPLN from the coding sequence ATGAGAAACTTTGGCAATGAAGATGATGGAAGAATGAGAACTCGTGTGATGAGAGAGAGTGAAGAAGAAGGCAATCATTGGGGCTACTCAACAAAGTTGATGCTTTATGATGACCCATGGAAGATCAAGAAATTGCTCACAAAGAGTGACCTTGGCAACTTGAGTAGACTCTTGCTCCCCAAGGAATTGATAGAGGACTTGGTGCTGCCTGTGTTGAGTGTTGAATCCCAAAGAGAAGCTAAGACTCAAAAGGGAACCAAAATTACTATTTGGGATGTGGACACCCAATCCATGCATTATCTTGTCTTCAAGTTTTGGGCTTCTTCAAGAAGTTATGTTTTCATTGACAACTGGAACAAAGATTTTGTTAATAGAAGGAACTTGCATATTAAAGATGAAATTGGACTTCACTGGGATCTGTACAAAAATCGGTTTAATTTTTCCGTTCTTGTCCGTGCCCctctaaattaa
- the LOC114424220 gene encoding B3 domain-containing protein At2g33720-like — protein MRNSVNKDDGRMRTNVMREREEEDNHWDYSTKLMLYDDPWKIKKLLTKSDLGNLSRLLLPKELIEDLVLPVLSVESQREAKTQKGTKITIWDVDTQSMHYLVFKFWASSRSYVFIDNWNKDFVNRRSLHIKDEIGLHWDLYKNRFNFSVLVRAPLN, from the coding sequence ATGAGAAACTCTGTCAATAAAGATGATGGAAGAATGAGAACTAATGTGATGAGAgagagggaagaagaagacaatcATTGGGACTACTCAACAAAGTTGATGCTTTATGATGACCCATGGAAGATAAAGAAATTGCTCACAAAGAGTGACCTTGGCAACTTGAGTAGACTCTTGCTCCCCAAGGAATTGATAGAGGACTTGGTGCTGCCTGTGTTGAGTGTTGAATCCCAAAGAGAAGCTAAGACTCAAAAGGGAACCAAAATTACTATTTGGGATGTGGACACCCAATCCATGCATTATCTTGTCTTCAAGTTTTGGGCTTCTTCAAGAAGTTATGTTTTCATTGACAACTGGAACAAAGATTTTGTTAATAGAAGGAGCTTGCATATTAAAGATGAAATTGGACTTCACTGGGATCTGTACAAAAATCGGTTTAATTTTTCCGTTCTTGTTCGTGCCCctctaaattaa
- the LOC114424221 gene encoding cytochrome b561 and DOMON domain-containing protein At5g47530-like produces MAVSSIRNPFLLLLLLLTFFTAIIVPATPQPCNSYKFPNKVNYAACKDLPVLESSLHWNYHPSSGAIDVAFNKANVNDSSWVAWAINPTSKGMLGSQAFVAVYRSDGSIKAYTSPITSYATMLQEGNLSFPVYGVSASYTNRHVIIFASFQLPGNTTLVNHAWQEGLVSDDGTLRPHSFSRANLQSFGTLDFLSGKVSQTGGNVDSRITLRKVHGILNTISWGILMPIGVILARYLKVFDGLGPTWFHLHRACQSLAFFIGIAGFGTGLYIGNHYGVHNAPHRCVGITLLCLAIIQVCVAVFLRPKKDHKYRMFWNIFHYLVGYSIIALAIWNVWKGFEILNAQNIWKKTYVGSIISLAIIAMVLEVITWTWVCIKKRVKNPENHVEIVIS; encoded by the exons ATGGCGGTTTCTTCCATTAGAAATCCATTCCTATTGTTGCTCTTGTTACTAACATTTTTCACAGCGATCATTGTTCCTGCCACCCCACAACCATGCAACTCATACAAATTTCCCAATAAAGTTAACTATGCGGCATGCAAGGACTTGCCGGTGCTTGAATCCTCACTGCACTGGAACTATCACCCATCTTCGGGTGCAATCGATGTTGCATTCAATAAGGCCAACGTGAATGATTCTAGTTGGGTTGCATGGGCCATAAATCCCACCTCAAAGGGCATGCTTGGTTCACAAGCATTCGTGGCTGTTTATAGATCTGATGGAAGTATCAAAGCCTATACGTCACCAATAACAAGTTATGCGACAATGTTGCAAGAGGGTAATCTCAGTTTTCCGGTTTATGGTGTTTCTGCATCCTACACAAACCGGCATGTCATCATCTTCGCCAGTTTTCAACTTCCCGGGAATACGACTTTGGTGAATCATGCTTGGCAAGAAGGCTTGGTTTCCGATGATGGCACTCTCAGACCACACTCTTTTTCACGCGCTAATCTTCAGTCTTTTGGAACCTTAGATTTCTTATCCGGGAAGGTTTCCCAAACAGGTGGGAATGTGGACTCAAGAATCACGTTGAGAAAG GTTCATGGAATTTTGAATACCATAAGTTGGGGAATTCTAATGCCGATTGGGGTAATATTGGCTCGCTACTTGAAGGTATTTGATGGTTTAGGACCCACTTGGTTTCACTTGCATCGAGCATGTCAATCACTGGCATTTTTTATTGGCATTGCTGGCTTTGGTACTGGTTTGTATATTGGAAATCATTATGGCGTTCATAACGCTCCTCACAGATGTGTTGGAATCACTCTGTTGTGTCTCGCAATTATACAAgtctgtgttgctgtgtttttGAGGCCTAAGAAGGATCACAAGTATAGAATGTTTTGgaacatttttcattatttagttGGTTATTCAATTATTGCCTTGGCCATATGGAACGTCTGGAAAGGTTTTGAGATTCTCAACGCTCAGAATATCTGGAAAAAGACCTATGTGGGCTCAATCATTTCCTTGGCTATAATTGCTATGGTATTGGAGGTGATAACTTGGACCTGGGTGTGCATCAAGAAGAGGGTCAAGAATCCTGAGAATCATGTTGAAATCGttattagttag